A part of Bremerella cremea genomic DNA contains:
- a CDS encoding alpha/beta fold hydrolase: MTPSANWRKLYPFPSHYLTLPEARYHYVDEGSGQPLLMVHGNPTWSFYWRNIITEFRDNYRTIAVDHIGCGLSDKPQDYEYRLARHIENLVTLIDTLDLHDITLLAHDWGGAIGLGAALARPDRFKRLVLFNTAAFPPPFCPLRIRVCRIPLLGPWIVRQFNAFARPALSMATEKPERFTPEVCAGLIAPYDNYHNRIATARFVQDIPLSRSHPTYAVLEEIEKQLPTLAHLPIQLIWGSKDWCFRLECLERFQQIWPDAQTTLFDDAGHYVVEDAIEKIQPILRDFLQTESTSHQVGTPQ, encoded by the coding sequence ATGACACCGTCGGCCAACTGGCGCAAGCTATACCCTTTTCCGTCGCATTACCTAACCTTGCCTGAGGCACGGTATCACTACGTTGACGAGGGGAGCGGGCAACCGCTATTGATGGTACATGGCAACCCGACGTGGTCTTTCTATTGGCGGAACATTATCACCGAGTTTCGCGACAACTACCGCACCATCGCCGTCGATCACATTGGCTGCGGGCTGAGCGACAAGCCGCAGGACTACGAGTACCGCTTGGCTCGCCACATCGAAAACCTGGTGACATTGATCGACACGCTTGACCTGCACGATATCACGTTGCTGGCTCATGACTGGGGCGGGGCGATTGGCTTGGGGGCGGCGCTCGCCCGGCCAGACCGTTTCAAACGCCTGGTTTTGTTCAACACGGCCGCGTTTCCTCCCCCTTTCTGTCCGCTACGAATTCGGGTCTGTCGCATTCCGCTGCTCGGCCCTTGGATCGTACGCCAGTTCAATGCGTTCGCTCGGCCCGCGTTGAGCATGGCAACCGAGAAGCCCGAACGATTTACCCCGGAAGTTTGTGCTGGCTTGATCGCTCCGTACGACAACTATCACAATCGCATTGCCACCGCTCGATTTGTGCAAGATATCCCTCTTTCTCGTAGTCACCCTACGTATGCGGTGCTCGAAGAAATCGAGAAGCAACTCCCCACCCTTGCACATCTGCCCATTCAATTGATCTGGGGAAGCAAAGACTGGTGCTTCCGCTTGGAGTGCTTGGAACGCTTTCAGCAGATTTGGCCCGACGCTCAAACAACCCTCTTCGACGACGCCGGCCACTATGTCGTGGAAGACGCAATCGAAAAGATCCAACCGATCCTTCGTGACTTCCTGCAAACCGAATCGACATCCCACCAAGTCGGAACGCCGC